The genomic DNA CACCATCTAAAGGCAGCAGCTgttgtgagtgtgagtgtgtgtggctgtgtgtacCTGTATTTTTGGACACGCCTTCATCTTCTCCTCCTGAGGGATGGTGTTGGTCACTACCACGGCCTCGAACGGGGCGCTGTTGATGCGAGATATGGCTGGACCTGAGAATATGCCGTGTGTGAGGATGGCGTAGACCTTCACAGCTCCAGCATCAATTAGCCTAAAAGTgggatgattaaaaaaaagaaaagtctgatCTTTAAAGCTGTACAGGTCACACCACTGTGATTGAACACTTGGGGGTgcagggaaaagaaaaagttacaTAAGTGCGTTACTGCGTTacagccaaaaacaaaacaatctaaGTGGCACTGACTTGTCAGCAGCGTGGCAGATGGTGCCGCAGGTGTCGGCCATGTCGTCCACCAGGATGGCCACGCGGTCCTTGACGTCACCGACCAGCACCATGCGGTCCACCTCGTTggccttcttcctctctttgtgGATCAGAGCGAAGTCCACGTTCAGCCGGTCCGCTATGGACGTCACACTGAGCAGAGGACAACCTTTAATTGCTTCTCAAACAACTTGATTACAAAGCTTTCACTGTAATCACTGGAGCGCGCTCCTGCTTCTCTAGAGTATGACATCAAATAACTTCCACAATGGCAGGCAGTTGGCAAACTAAGCAGATGATAATCACTGAGGTTCTGCTGATCGCTCCTAATGTCACCGTGAAAAAGGCTCAGCGATAAAGCTTTAATCAGGACTCGATACGCACATCAGCCGTCTGCAGCACGGCCATTCAAAAAGTGTTCACTCACTTATTTTCATTATACGTGGAAAATATGGTGTTTTGTTTCCCTCCTGACACGATGCTCAGGACCACGATGCTCAACCATAAAGCCAGAGCTTTATAGCCTTACATTCATCACCCAAGGGTGCCGTTTGGCTAGGTGCCCATGCTTTCCttcatgaccccccccccccccccccccccccaaacataTGCCTCAACACTCCTGAGTCTGAGCTCTGCAGCCTATTCCTTCAACCTCATGATTTGGACACATACGTGCTAGGGGTGGGCGATTtagcctcaaaattatatcacaatatttgcaggaaataaatacattgaTGACACCACAGAACAAAGAAATACTGAGCGACGTTTTATCTGTGACTGCAGCTGTCATCGATGACACACTACCCAATTCAAAGTGTAAATCTACGGCcacaaggtgccagcagcagcagcagcagcataatAACACAGCTGCAGTGACATAGCATAAAATCAGCCGGCACAGCACTGCCTCACACtagaactgaaactgaaaaagatTTTCTTAATTCTTAATTTTGACCAGCTGCTTAAAGCCCTCCTTTACCACCATGTAACCAGCGCACAAGGGAACGTTAAAGATCACTGATATCATAATATGACACTTTTATATCACAAGAATTTATACTGGTATTGCAACCAGATGATATGGCGCAGCCTTGCACATAGTTGGACTCCAGTCACGATGCAGAAACCCCTCAAAGATGATTAAGGGAAACACAGGGTATGATGGGGTATAAAGTATAAattaaagaaagtaaaaatgaatTACGACAGTGCTCTGAGTTCACTGTCTGCAGCTTATTAGCAGACTGCAATATACTGAGATATGTGGTGCTCCTTAACCCCATTATCTCTTATCGCAGCATCGTACCGTTTTGCTCCTCCTGCGTCTGGAGACACGATGATACAATTCTTCCATTCGGGAATGTGTTCCTTGATCCactgcaggacagcaggctcAGCGTACAGGTTGTCTACAGCAATGTCAAAGAAGCccttaaaaacaaaccaaaaaagaatCAGAGCAAAAGTTCAgtttaaactgaaacaataattAGCTCATATACTCAAACTGCTACTGTGAATAACACCAATCACCTGACAGCTTAATACAAATGACACGACCAACGGTATTAGCTTTGCATAAGAGGCTGGAGGAAAGTGGTAAAGCAATCCAACTACAAGCATCTGTACAGCTCAGGAAATCactcattttgatttcttttggCATGGATTAGGTGCTAATTTGTGAGATTTAGAGGTGCTAGCAGGCAGATTTTATGACCTTTGCGTGGCTGTTTTctcagtctttatgctaagctacaCTAATTACcttcagttacattttaactGTGGAAAAACAAGACAGCTCTGCAACaaagtgaaacagctggagaaggCTGATTTAATAACCTACCATCGTTTTACtgtaatacacacacagacacacacaccagctggaAAACCCGGTGCACTAACCTGGATCTGTGACGCGTGGAGGTCCATGGTGATGATATGGTCCGCACCAGCCACAGACAACATGTTTGCTACCAGTTTGGCTGATATGGGCGCTCGACTCTGAAACAGACACCAAGGCACAGAGGTAAGTATACCTGGGTAAATATACAGAAACATGCAATGCTGAAGATATTGCCAAAATCACTCTGTTAACCTGCAGTACCTCAATACTGACATTAAGTGGCGTTTCAGCCagcctcatttctttttcacaaaTATTATTTACatccaaaatgaaacaaactgtAACAGCTATAAAAGCTCCAACAACCAGAATAAAACCGCTCCCTCGTTTTGCTGCAACACAAGTTCAAAGTTTATGTGCCGCATCAAGACATATGTGAGGACGTCAGATGCTGAAGCAGAGCTACATGTAGGCTGCCCTGTCTTTGTCAAAGACCTTTCCATAGCAATGTAGGTCTGGCTGTCGCTCGGGGCCTGTGTAATTTAGCTGATGCATTCACTGGAGAAAAGCACGTAGATGTGCACGTCGGGGCTTACGGGCTTGTTGACAGAACACTCGAATGCGTGTTCGTGACGGTGGAGCTGCATTTGTGTCCGTAATTAGACCAAATGGGGAGTTCGTGATGGCTAGACGCTCACAGCATCAGGATAAAGCGAGCAGATGTGAATGAAGGCTGAAATATGTGGGATAAAAAGACTTTAGCTGTTGGTAGGTTAATTATTCATGTGAAACAGCTCTGTAAACAGTTGCTGCTTAGATGGTTTTTCCTCCAtctattcattttcttccacttatcaacTTTAGCATCGTTGTGGGGGTAGAGGGGCtaacccagctgtcatagggggaagatagatttttttctactttaggaaaaaaaactacCATAAAACTAGCTTGTTCTTCAGTATTAATATAGCAAATAttcaattttaaaatgattattttacagtactgtgtaaaagtccagagctacccctcatttctttgtattttgctaggaaaatgggggCACAGAtgttgaaacatgtgcaaacatacagtgaaatacagcatataaggcttcaggaacagttctcctgAAGACGACttaaaagctcttctttggatgtttctgccttttgttctgttctcagtCAGcatgatctcacactgcttcaataatgttgaggtccgggctctggggaggccaatccacgactgatggtgttccactgtgtgtttttctatccaggtaagattttactgcactggcagtgtgtttgagaacattttcatggtgaaaaattaatctgctgccaatcagatatGTTTCAGAGGGTAGTGCAGGGTGAATAAAAATATGTGCTTGTAATTCCAACAGTTTTGGAaggatctccaacaccactgactgaaatgcagctctgaaccatgacagagcctccaccacgATGGCTGCGGACACTGTTgcttctctcctgacctccaatTTGagccaaaaatatcaaaatctggattcatcactccatcagacctgctgccactgatttttcagggtccccccccccccccccccccccccccccccccctacagCCACCCTtctactgagaccatttctgatgaggcttcagtgaacagtagctggatcaactgaagggtcagatgcatctctcaggacctgtgtcaggtctttgctggatttttttccctatttcttaaggacatgactttcagatactgttcatctgctgtagatagtttttcagACCCACCCCTTCTACATTGGTCCTCCGTGTGTCCAGTtctctcagatttttttttttttttttttaaaggacacactgcacaccatgctgagatatgccaggttttcagctgATACCTGtctgggaatcaccttgttggtgcaaaaatactattttatacctctcaaactgttatctttggtatttttctcagattcaactaaagaaacggGAACAAccgatgtgtttttgtgacaagctgctagcaacaaagtgcctaaagacacaatttaaaacGTGTTCTCTGCCAAGTCGTCTATTATGTATAGATacaacactggctcatcccttgagttagaagccttttttaatgcttgagtgattcataggtcaaTGTTAGAcggtttaacaaacaaaaagaccaaaaacattcttttgaaaatggtcaggtacaaaaactagactgaaaaaaacctttgaaagacttttagaaagcctggagagcttaTTGCTCGACGCcacttaaaaatgacaaaaaaaagcaaaatataaagaaatgagggctggctcaagacttttgcacagtactaaaTACTCCAGCTAGAGCTTTACTATTAGTGTTGTGAAATATGAACTGGGTTTAGTTTGTAGAGCATTTCCAAATACACAGCATCTGGCAGGAAGCCTGAAACCGGCACGTTTTTTTAGTAAAATCTTTATCTAAAGTCAACAAGTGGATTAGGTAAGAAAGTGGTTGCAGAGCTTTGATCCCCACATGTTACATCCTCATGTAAAAGAAACGAGCTCTGATTAAATAAGTGGAGCTCAGTGCATATGCAGAATGAAGGTGAGGGGGAAATAAGAAGGAAGGAGGAG from Archocentrus centrarchus isolate MPI-CPG fArcCen1 chromosome 2, fArcCen1, whole genome shotgun sequence includes the following:
- the LOC115797515 gene encoding ribose-phosphate pyrophosphokinase 2-like — protein: MPNIVLFSGSSHHDLSQKVADRLGLELGKVITKKFSNQETCVEIGESVRGEDVYIIQSGCGEINDNLMELLIMINACKIASSSRVTAVIPCFPYARQDKKDKSRAPISAKLVANMLSVAGADHIITMDLHASQIQGFFDIAVDNLYAEPAVLQWIKEHIPEWKNCIIVSPDAGGAKRVTSIADRLNVDFALIHKERKKANEVDRMVLVGDVKDRVAILVDDMADTCGTICHAADKLIDAGAVKVYAILTHGIFSGPAISRINSAPFEAVVVTNTIPQEEKMKACPKIQVIDISMILAEAIRRTHNGESVSYLFSHVPL